The Candidatus Dormiibacterota bacterium genome contains a region encoding:
- a CDS encoding enoyl-CoA hydratase yields METAKCVLTGIERLDGIAVLTMRRPERRNALSLAMMRELTEHLHELGEDASVRVIVIAGEGAAFSAGHDLSELRGRNAEEYREIFDACVTLMQAIHDVAQPVIAEVARIATAAGCQLVAACDLAVASTEATFATPGVRIGLFCSTPMVPLTRAVGRKRAMEMLLTGSPIDAETACAWGLVNRVVPLEQLRDAVLTLARRIAEASGAVVGIGKRAFYEQIDRPERDAYVYTKDVMTRNALAEQAQEGIGAFLEKRPPHWKG; encoded by the coding sequence ATGGAAACTGCGAAGTGCGTTCTTACCGGCATCGAGCGTCTAGACGGCATCGCCGTGCTCACGATGCGGCGGCCGGAGCGGCGCAATGCGTTGTCGCTCGCGATGATGCGCGAGCTGACCGAGCACCTGCACGAGCTCGGCGAGGACGCGAGCGTGCGCGTCATCGTGATTGCGGGAGAAGGGGCGGCGTTTTCAGCGGGCCACGATTTGAGCGAGCTGCGCGGCCGCAACGCCGAGGAGTATCGCGAGATCTTCGACGCTTGCGTTACGCTGATGCAAGCGATACACGACGTCGCCCAGCCGGTGATCGCGGAGGTCGCGCGCATCGCGACCGCCGCCGGATGCCAGCTGGTCGCGGCGTGTGACCTTGCGGTGGCATCGACCGAGGCAACCTTCGCGACGCCCGGGGTGCGCATCGGTCTCTTCTGCAGTACGCCGATGGTGCCGTTGACGCGCGCCGTCGGGCGTAAGCGCGCCATGGAGATGCTCCTGACCGGCTCGCCGATCGACGCGGAGACAGCGTGCGCGTGGGGGCTCGTCAATCGCGTCGTTCCGCTCGAGCAACTGCGGGACGCAGTGCTTACACTGGCGCGTCGGATCGCCGAGGCGAGCGGCGCCGTCGTCGGCATCGGCAAGCGCGCGTTCTACGAGCAGATCGATCGCCCCGAGCGCGACGCCTACGTCTATACGAAAGATGTCATGACGCGCAACGCGCTGGCCGAACAGGCACAGGAGGGGATCGGCGCATTCCTCGAAAAAAGGCCGCCGCACTGGAAGGGGTAG